In a genomic window of Thermococcus sp. EP1:
- a CDS encoding TCP-1/cpn60 chaperonin family protein has translation NMIFVEGCKNPKAVTILIRGGTEHVVDEVERALEDAIKVVKDIVEDGKIVAGGGASEIELAIKLDEYAKEVGGKEQLAIESFADALKVIPRTLAENAGLDPVDVLVKVTAAHKEKGPTVGVDVFAGEPADMMERGVIEPLRVKKQAIKSASEAAVMILRIDDVIAASKLEKEKEGGKGMGEEETEF, from the coding sequence AAAACATGATCTTCGTTGAAGGATGCAAGAATCCAAAAGCGGTTACAATCCTCATCAGAGGAGGAACAGAACACGTCGTTGACGAAGTAGAAAGAGCCCTTGAGGACGCAATAAAAGTCGTCAAGGACATCGTTGAAGACGGAAAGATTGTTGCTGGTGGCGGTGCAAGCGAAATTGAGCTTGCCATCAAGCTTGATGAATATGCTAAGGAAGTTGGTGGAAAAGAGCAACTTGCCATCGAGTCATTTGCTGACGCATTGAAGGTAATACCAAGGACACTTGCAGAGAATGCTGGACTTGATCCAGTTGATGTCCTAGTGAAGGTCACTGCAGCCCACAAAGAGAAAGGTCCAACAGTCGGTGTTGACGTCTTCGCTGGTGAACCAGCTGACATGATGGAAAGAGGAGTCATTGAACCATTGAGAGTCAAGAAGCAGGCTATCAAGAGCGCAAGTGAAGCTGCAGTAATGATCCTTAGAATCGATGATGTTATAGCTGCAAGCAAGCTTGAGAAAGAGAAAGAAGGCGGCAAAGGCATGGGTGAAGAGGAGACTGAATTCTGA
- a CDS encoding thioredoxin family protein, which produces MDELEMIRRKKMLELMKKAGMIEVKQKKPKVIIEVITSPGCPYCPIAWAMAQEIAKKYDGVLAKEVSVATPEGQRKAMEHNIMGTPTILVNNKVEFIGVPNFGEFERRVRQYLSIPER; this is translated from the coding sequence GTGGATGAGCTAGAAATGATCAGAAGAAAGAAGATGTTAGAACTCATGAAAAAAGCCGGAATGATAGAGGTTAAACAAAAGAAACCAAAAGTCATTATAGAAGTCATAACTTCCCCAGGTTGCCCCTATTGTCCAATAGCATGGGCAATGGCCCAAGAAATAGCAAAGAAGTATGACGGAGTTCTAGCAAAAGAAGTTAGTGTTGCCACTCCAGAGGGCCAGAGAAAAGCCATGGAACACAATATAATGGGAACTCCAACTATACTAGTAAACAACAAGGTTGAGTTCATAGGAGTTCCTAATTTTGGAGAGTTTGAACGAAGAGTAAGGCAGTATCTCTCCATCCCAGAAAGATGA
- a CDS encoding transcriptional regulator — MKINAFEAAAKYVYPSLRRRLVEILYKKGLTQVQVAELLHITQSAVSRYIKMNRGALVEVEKFKDIDEELMELADRILKERPNEYYIHSELVKIALKMLGKGYVCSFHSKVDPEVDPAMCNICLDIFG; from the coding sequence ATGAAAATAAATGCCTTTGAAGCTGCTGCGAAATATGTTTATCCTTCCCTGAGGAGAAGATTAGTGGAGATTTTATATAAAAAAGGCTTGACCCAGGTTCAAGTAGCAGAGCTTCTCCATATTACACAATCCGCTGTTTCTAGATACATAAAAATGAACAGAGGTGCTTTAGTAGAGGTGGAAAAGTTCAAAGACATAGACGAAGAATTAATGGAACTTGCTGATAGAATACTAAAAGAGAGACCCAATGAGTACTACATTCACTCAGAACTCGTGAAAATTGCCTTAAAAATGCTTGGAAAGGGATATGTGTGTTCATTTCACTCTAAAGTTGATCCAGAAGTTGATCCAGCTATGTGTAATATTTGTTTAGATATTTTTGGATAG
- the hcp gene encoding hydroxylamine reductase, protein MVIKLPKEYEMLCNQCSMSLTGGCTVQGVCGKDPDLNSLQEALLYGIKGTSAYYYHALEVGYDDPRIGHFLGEALYSTLTNVNFNKNRFLELILENGRVHLEAMKLLDKAYVETYGRPEPTWVPTGSFEGHGILVTGHSYRALYELLSQIEEKGLEDELKVYTHAEMFPAHAYPELKKFKSLVANWGGSWLYQKKEFAEFPGVILGTSNCVQQPTKAYQDRMFTTGIAGLEGVPHIQDYNFEPLIERALKTPKMKNIEGENLLTGFHHTNVLALKDKLIELINEGKIRHIFVVGGCDTPHKGMGYYEKLTELIPKDALILSAACGKFRYNARNYGTIDGIPRFLDFGQCNNVYSIIEIAVALASELGMDVNSLPVSIVLSWMEQKAIAILYSLLYLGIKGIYIGPKPPEFITPNVFEILRKQFDLKLISDPEKDLQAMLNKGITVEENTPLAEELD, encoded by the coding sequence ATGGTAATAAAACTTCCCAAAGAGTATGAGATGTTATGTAATCAGTGTTCAATGAGTTTAACTGGTGGCTGTACAGTTCAGGGCGTGTGTGGAAAGGACCCCGATCTAAATTCATTACAAGAGGCCTTATTGTATGGAATCAAAGGTACTTCGGCCTATTACTACCATGCTCTTGAGGTTGGTTACGACGATCCGAGAATAGGGCACTTCCTCGGAGAGGCTCTCTATTCAACGCTTACTAACGTCAATTTCAACAAGAATCGTTTCCTTGAGCTTATCCTTGAGAATGGTAGGGTACATCTTGAGGCAATGAAGCTTTTAGACAAAGCCTATGTGGAGACTTATGGAAGACCTGAACCAACTTGGGTTCCAACGGGAAGCTTTGAAGGGCATGGTATCCTCGTGACTGGTCACAGTTACCGAGCTCTATATGAGCTTCTGAGTCAAATAGAGGAAAAAGGCCTCGAAGATGAATTAAAGGTTTATACTCATGCTGAAATGTTCCCTGCTCATGCTTATCCTGAGCTTAAGAAATTCAAAAGCCTTGTTGCTAACTGGGGCGGGAGCTGGCTCTATCAGAAGAAAGAATTTGCTGAGTTCCCAGGAGTGATTCTCGGTACAAGTAACTGTGTGCAACAACCAACTAAAGCTTATCAAGATAGAATGTTTACTACTGGAATAGCTGGCCTTGAGGGTGTTCCTCATATACAGGACTATAACTTTGAACCTCTGATTGAGAGGGCTCTTAAAACACCAAAGATGAAAAACATTGAGGGAGAAAATCTACTTACAGGTTTTCATCACACCAACGTACTTGCTCTTAAAGATAAACTAATTGAACTCATAAATGAAGGTAAAATAAGGCATATTTTCGTCGTTGGTGGATGTGATACTCCTCATAAGGGAATGGGATACTATGAGAAACTCACTGAGCTGATCCCTAAGGATGCCCTTATACTCTCAGCTGCTTGTGGTAAGTTCCGTTACAATGCAAGAAATTATGGCACCATTGATGGAATTCCAAGGTTCCTTGACTTTGGACAGTGTAACAACGTTTATTCCATAATTGAAATAGCCGTTGCCCTTGCTAGTGAGCTTGGAATGGATGTAAATTCGCTTCCGGTTAGCATAGTGCTCAGCTGGATGGAGCAAAAGGCCATAGCCATACTATACTCCTTGCTCTACCTTGGAATAAAGGGTATTTATATAGGGCCAAAACCACCAGAGTTCATAACACCGAACGTCTTTGAAATCCTCAGAAAGCAATTTGACCTTAAACTTATCAGTGATCCAGAGAAAGATTTGCAAGCCATGCTTAATAAGGGAATAACAGTGGAGGAAAACACTCCACTCGCTGAAGAGCTTGATTAA
- a CDS encoding DUF438 domain-containing protein: MTELLNNREYKKEKMKELLKKIHKGEDVEKLKEEFKDLLRSISPLEIPLIEQELVKEGISAYEIAKMCDIHVELFREAVSGIGEKERELPNGHPLRTLYEENREITKDAEMVNLYASTLAATKDENMKKEILGVLKGLANQLRAIGFTHYTREEMLIFPYLERRGITAVPTVLWRKHDENRVMIKQFVELLNRVDEMQWEEFANTVKEKAQELSRAIIDMVFREDNILYPTLKALLSEGEWRAIKEQENMIGYYKVKPGDEWRPKEKPLQPYEIDPTLTAEQILGLPKEMQMVLRGQKLEVDRTEVKRKGDLELETGYLSIEELNAIFKHLPIDITFVDKDDRVRFFSGGERIFARTPSVIGRPVQLCHPPKSVHIVNRILTAFKEGAKNKAEFWIKMGPRYVYILYVPVRDKKGNYLGTLEITMDISRYKEIEGERRLLDWGD, translated from the coding sequence ATGACAGAACTCCTGAACAACAGGGAATATAAAAAAGAAAAAATGAAAGAGCTTTTGAAGAAGATTCACAAAGGTGAGGATGTAGAGAAACTCAAGGAAGAGTTTAAAGATTTATTGAGAAGTATTTCACCATTAGAGATCCCTCTCATTGAGCAGGAGCTTGTTAAGGAAGGCATTTCTGCATATGAGATAGCTAAGATGTGTGATATTCACGTGGAGCTTTTTAGGGAAGCTGTCTCTGGAATCGGGGAAAAAGAGAGGGAACTTCCAAATGGCCATCCTTTGAGGACACTCTATGAAGAGAATAGGGAGATAACAAAAGATGCCGAGATGGTGAACTTATATGCATCAACGTTGGCGGCTACAAAGGATGAGAATATGAAAAAAGAGATTCTAGGGGTTCTGAAAGGACTTGCAAACCAATTAAGAGCCATCGGCTTTACCCACTACACCAGAGAAGAGATGCTGATATTCCCCTATTTGGAGAGACGAGGCATAACGGCAGTACCCACAGTTCTTTGGAGAAAGCACGATGAAAATAGAGTTATGATAAAACAGTTTGTTGAGCTCTTAAATAGGGTTGATGAAATGCAGTGGGAAGAGTTTGCAAATACAGTTAAAGAAAAGGCCCAAGAATTGTCAAGAGCAATTATAGACATGGTTTTCAGGGAAGATAATATCCTTTACCCAACTCTTAAGGCCCTCTTGAGTGAAGGAGAATGGAGGGCTATTAAAGAGCAGGAGAATATGATCGGTTACTATAAAGTGAAGCCGGGTGATGAATGGAGGCCTAAAGAAAAGCCCCTTCAGCCATATGAGATTGATCCTACGTTAACAGCGGAGCAGATATTGGGCTTACCCAAAGAAATGCAAATGGTTCTTAGAGGTCAAAAACTTGAGGTTGATAGAACAGAGGTTAAGCGAAAGGGTGATCTCGAACTAGAAACCGGTTATCTAAGCATAGAAGAGCTGAATGCAATATTTAAGCATTTACCAATTGACATAACTTTCGTGGATAAAGACGATAGGGTGAGATTTTTCTCCGGTGGAGAGAGGATATTCGCTAGGACTCCCTCGGTGATCGGAAGGCCAGTTCAACTCTGCCATCCACCGAAGAGTGTCCATATTGTGAACAGAATCCTCACAGCTTTTAAGGAAGGCGCGAAAAATAAAGCTGAGTTTTGGATTAAAATGGGGCCAAGGTATGTGTATATTCTCTACGTGCCAGTAAGAGACAAAAAGGGCAACTACCTTGGGACTTTGGAGATCACCATGGATATTAGTAGGTATAAAGAAATTGAAGGTGAAAGAAGGCTTCTTGATTGGGGTGATTGA
- a CDS encoding cupin domain-containing protein, with the protein MVVKAEEAERVENPHGVDVRALLRRKNVKVMLVTLNPKEELKRHTTQVDAFIYILKGNALVEVGEEKENVKKDTLVFLPKDVPHAVKNVGGLSLKFLVIKLG; encoded by the coding sequence ATGGTTGTTAAAGCTGAAGAGGCTGAGAGGGTTGAAAACCCTCATGGGGTGGATGTTAGAGCTCTGTTGAGAAGGAAAAACGTTAAGGTAATGTTGGTGACATTAAACCCGAAAGAAGAGCTTAAAAGGCATACTACTCAAGTAGATGCTTTTATTTATATTTTAAAAGGAAATGCTCTTGTGGAGGTTGGAGAAGAAAAAGAAAATGTGAAGAAAGATACTTTGGTCTTTCTTCCAAAGGATGTTCCACACGCGGTTAAGAATGTGGGTGGTTTATCATTGAAGTTCTTAGTGATAAAACTTGGCTGA
- a CDS encoding Xaa-Pro peptidase family protein, whose protein sequence is MENIFKKRVERFQELLKREEIDGAVIRTLSTFVYFTGTKWLRPSLLIPAEGQPIAIVAKGEAELFREKSWIENIVEFQKTEELMANVTVWIKKNGFSRIGMEFSVERDSYVLFFELFKKLNPEVEIMDVRGLSMELRMIKDDWELENIRKAGKIAVKGMKVAEEEIKPGKSELQIAAEITRELMLNGSEEPKVYVAATPRAHAEPFRDVKVEEGRIVSVVIGADWNHYYANITRSFPVGEISERGRKAIDAMENAYRASIELTKPGIKFIKVEKEIERIYHEMGLEKYYIVGYTHGVGLLIEEDPITTIVVPHRAMIAKEGMVLAMVHAPLMIPEGAVKKEDTFIMGKKLENVTKY, encoded by the coding sequence GTGGAGAATATATTTAAAAAACGAGTCGAGCGTTTTCAAGAACTCCTTAAAAGGGAGGAGATTGATGGTGCTGTCATAAGAACACTTTCAACTTTCGTTTACTTTACCGGTACAAAGTGGCTCAGACCTAGTCTTTTGATACCTGCCGAAGGCCAACCTATAGCCATTGTGGCTAAAGGAGAAGCAGAGCTTTTCAGAGAGAAAAGCTGGATTGAAAATATTGTAGAGTTTCAAAAGACCGAAGAGCTGATGGCAAATGTCACAGTATGGATAAAGAAGAATGGCTTCTCAAGGATTGGAATGGAGTTTAGCGTTGAGAGGGATTCATACGTCTTATTTTTCGAATTGTTCAAAAAACTTAATCCCGAAGTGGAAATAATGGATGTCAGGGGCCTTTCTATGGAACTGAGAATGATAAAAGATGATTGGGAACTTGAGAACATTAGAAAGGCAGGGAAAATAGCTGTAAAAGGCATGAAAGTAGCTGAGGAAGAGATAAAACCTGGAAAAAGTGAACTTCAGATAGCAGCAGAAATAACCAGAGAACTCATGCTCAACGGTAGCGAAGAGCCAAAGGTTTACGTGGCAGCAACTCCAAGAGCACACGCTGAGCCATTTAGAGATGTTAAGGTAGAAGAGGGAAGAATAGTATCAGTGGTTATAGGAGCAGACTGGAACCACTATTATGCTAACATCACCCGCTCATTTCCGGTGGGAGAGATAAGCGAAAGAGGTAGAAAGGCAATAGATGCAATGGAAAATGCTTATAGGGCGAGTATTGAGCTCACAAAACCAGGGATTAAGTTCATTAAGGTTGAAAAAGAAATTGAAAGAATTTATCATGAGATGGGGCTTGAGAAGTACTACATAGTGGGATATACCCATGGCGTTGGATTGCTAATTGAAGAGGATCCCATAACCACAATAGTGGTTCCCCATAGAGCAATGATAGCAAAAGAAGGAATGGTTCTAGCAATGGTTCATGCTCCCCTTATGATACCTGAAGGAGCAGTAAAAAAGGAGGACACTTTTATAATGGGCAAAAAATTGGAAAATGTGACGAAATACTAG
- a CDS encoding DUF302 domain-containing protein: MFRYRRKVGMPLKEVEEKLKAELEKKGYKVVLEFTPSEVVKAKLGVEMEPYRIFYVCNPKQFYEMTKVEYEIGSFAPCPVLLYEKEGSVYVAINAAEDIGEIIKEPLEDVRAVIDSL; this comes from the coding sequence ATGTTTAGATACAGAAGGAAGGTTGGAATGCCCCTAAAAGAGGTTGAGGAAAAGTTAAAGGCAGAGTTGGAAAAGAAGGGATACAAGGTTGTACTCGAGTTTACTCCGAGTGAAGTTGTGAAAGCTAAGTTAGGTGTTGAAATGGAGCCTTATAGAATCTTCTACGTCTGCAATCCAAAGCAGTTTTATGAGATGACTAAGGTCGAGTATGAAATTGGTTCATTTGCTCCATGTCCGGTTTTGCTTTATGAAAAAGAAGGAAGTGTATATGTTGCAATAAACGCCGCTGAGGACATCGGTGAGATCATCAAAGAACCTCTTGAAGATGTTAGGGCTGTCATAGATTCTCTCTAA
- a CDS encoding cytochrome c biogenesis protein CcdA yields the protein MRRVVLLLIVLVAFGHLVAGEDVTYGSLKFKAISNEKELNSLISAHEGEYFLIFYHSESCSACNYMKNSVFPTQKAIESLNGINLISIDVYKGRALTTLQYKVYDKVLVLQPDNSGYYTPKEKGETIGVGVPGTPTMVIFKVENGEKVLKGLAIGALSPDGLEFFVKNSIEDPLRNKTPTEGKEHPTGKLSLAVLLPIFSAGILSVFSPCVLPLIAGTFSLLFAKRKIEIVIAGMVVSFAILGALAGTLGSYVSQIRNALYFIGGLGFIVVGTSLISTTFNQKVMRALSFSPSKLSSSSGYISDFLLGSALGTTWIGCIAPYLGFAIITATLSGSVVKGVIVMGVYGVGMGLTIYLIMSSKDLAEWINEKFLSNKLSLDIQQKAKWEKVIGIVIIILGVLMLTELTPLKLWSAIFESLSKI from the coding sequence GTGAGAAGGGTTGTTCTGCTTCTCATTGTACTTGTGGCTTTTGGACACTTGGTAGCCGGTGAAGACGTCACTTATGGAAGCTTAAAATTTAAAGCAATTTCAAATGAAAAAGAACTTAATTCTTTAATTTCTGCCCACGAAGGGGAATACTTCCTTATCTTCTACCATTCAGAAAGTTGCTCAGCATGTAATTATATGAAAAACAGTGTATTTCCAACCCAAAAGGCTATAGAAAGTCTAAATGGCATAAATCTAATCTCCATTGATGTGTATAAAGGAAGGGCCCTCACAACACTCCAATATAAAGTCTATGATAAAGTTCTTGTGCTTCAACCCGACAACAGTGGTTATTATACTCCAAAAGAAAAGGGAGAGACAATAGGCGTAGGAGTTCCCGGTACACCAACAATGGTGATCTTCAAAGTTGAAAATGGAGAGAAAGTCCTAAAGGGTCTTGCCATAGGGGCTCTTAGCCCAGATGGTCTTGAGTTTTTTGTAAAAAATAGTATAGAAGACCCTCTGAGGAACAAAACACCAACAGAAGGAAAAGAACATCCCACGGGCAAGTTATCCTTAGCGGTTCTCTTACCAATATTCTCGGCAGGTATTCTTAGCGTATTTTCTCCATGCGTGCTTCCCTTGATAGCAGGCACTTTTTCACTTTTATTTGCAAAAAGAAAAATTGAAATTGTGATAGCAGGGATGGTTGTTTCTTTTGCCATCCTAGGTGCCTTGGCAGGTACTCTGGGCTCTTATGTATCTCAAATTAGAAATGCATTGTACTTCATCGGAGGTTTAGGCTTCATAGTAGTAGGAACATCACTGATAAGCACTACTTTCAATCAAAAGGTTATGAGAGCACTATCTTTTTCTCCATCTAAACTTTCATCAAGTAGTGGCTATATTTCCGACTTTCTCTTAGGTTCTGCCCTCGGGACTACGTGGATAGGGTGTATTGCTCCCTACCTTGGGTTTGCAATTATAACTGCCACTCTAAGTGGGAGTGTCGTAAAAGGCGTGATAGTTATGGGAGTTTATGGAGTAGGAATGGGCCTCACAATATACTTGATTATGAGTTCCAAAGATTTGGCAGAATGGATAAATGAAAAATTCCTCTCAAATAAACTGAGCTTAGATATTCAGCAAAAAGCAAAATGGGAAAAGGTGATAGGAATTGTCATAATTATCCTCGGCGTTCTCATGTTAACGGAACTCACTCCCCTTAAGCTGTGGAGTGCAATTTTTGAGAGCTTATCAAAAATTTAA
- a CDS encoding ThiF family adenylyltransferase — protein MMDFSRHFPIIGIEGQRKLSESTVGVVGAGALGSWEVYFLHKLGVGKIVVVDRDFVDDSDLPRTIYTKEDIGKPKVEVLKERFGVEGYFEDLNPATIGILEKVDLIIDGTDNIYTRQIINDYAVKNNKPWIYVGVLSTYGNIMPIIPGKTACFRCFMPKLPERPMPTCAVAGIMSYVPSLAASIAVGLAAKILLGEEIKSELIFFDTKTLEFERVEVPRREECPACVKREFTFLEKHMKIERLCDGSIQVTPPEKMNVNLEDLAGRLEKLGIEYLKTSQFLQFEDDEYEILIFKSGRMVIRGAEEEREAKNLFARYLGG, from the coding sequence ATGATGGATTTCTCAAGACACTTTCCGATCATTGGTATAGAGGGTCAAAGGAAACTGAGCGAGAGCACGGTTGGAGTAGTTGGTGCTGGAGCATTGGGGAGCTGGGAAGTCTATTTCCTCCATAAACTTGGGGTTGGAAAAATCGTTGTAGTAGATCGGGATTTTGTAGATGATAGCGACCTCCCTAGAACGATTTATACTAAAGAAGACATCGGCAAACCAAAAGTTGAGGTTTTAAAAGAGAGGTTTGGTGTTGAGGGGTATTTTGAAGATCTAAATCCAGCAACAATAGGAATTCTTGAGAAAGTAGATTTAATAATTGATGGGACTGATAATATTTATACTCGCCAGATAATAAACGACTATGCCGTAAAGAATAACAAACCATGGATTTATGTGGGAGTTCTGAGTACATATGGTAATATAATGCCGATAATTCCTGGAAAAACGGCCTGTTTTAGGTGTTTTATGCCAAAACTCCCTGAGAGACCAATGCCAACATGTGCCGTCGCTGGGATAATGAGTTATGTTCCTTCATTAGCTGCTTCTATAGCAGTTGGTCTTGCTGCAAAAATCCTTTTGGGAGAAGAAATTAAAAGTGAGTTAATATTCTTTGATACGAAAACACTCGAGTTCGAGAGGGTTGAAGTTCCTAGAAGAGAAGAATGTCCAGCTTGTGTAAAGAGGGAATTTACATTCTTGGAAAAACATATGAAAATTGAAAGACTTTGTGATGGTTCAATCCAAGTTACACCTCCAGAGAAAATGAATGTAAATTTGGAAGATCTTGCGGGAAGGCTTGAAAAACTTGGGATAGAGTACCTCAAAACTTCTCAGTTTCTCCAGTTTGAAGATGATGAATATGAGATACTAATCTTTAAAAGTGGGAGGATGGTCATAAGAGGAGCTGAGGAAGAGAGAGAAGCAAAGAATTTATTTGCGCGTTATTTAGGTGGTTAA
- the thiI gene encoding tRNA uracil 4-sulfurtransferase ThiI, giving the protein MIIVRYGEIAIKRGKRKEFERKLAKNIEKALERKGITGKIKLIRGRILVDAPNEAAEIIAKVPGVVSVSPAEVMDYNELPNYLREALKGKSPRSFKVETQRLDKTFLRTSIEVNKEVGAFVVNEFGWKVDLENPELVIGIEIIGGKVYVFFEKIKGVGGLPVGTQGKVVVLLSGGIDSPVAAFLMLKRGAEIIAVHFDQGMNARKVVEKVVEILNDYSPSPIELIVENHFEILKPYVLTLNKLGRREWTCVVCKVAMLRRAAEIARERGALAIVTGDSLGQVASQTLTNLYFETMSADFPIHRPLIGLDKEEIVEIAREIGTYGAFLEYPYCDCPFRPERVVTQGKLEEFERIRKELKKEKII; this is encoded by the coding sequence GTGATAATAGTTAGATACGGAGAAATAGCAATAAAGCGTGGAAAAAGAAAGGAATTTGAGAGAAAACTCGCAAAGAACATTGAAAAGGCCTTGGAGAGGAAGGGGATAACTGGGAAAATTAAACTTATACGGGGGAGAATTCTTGTTGATGCTCCAAATGAGGCTGCAGAAATTATAGCAAAAGTTCCAGGTGTTGTTTCGGTTTCTCCAGCGGAGGTTATGGATTATAACGAGCTCCCAAACTACCTTAGAGAGGCTTTAAAAGGGAAATCACCAAGAAGTTTCAAAGTTGAGACACAAAGGCTTGATAAAACGTTTCTAAGGACCTCTATAGAGGTGAATAAAGAAGTCGGAGCATTTGTTGTAAATGAATTTGGTTGGAAAGTGGATTTGGAGAATCCTGAACTTGTTATTGGAATCGAGATTATTGGTGGGAAAGTATATGTATTCTTTGAGAAGATTAAGGGGGTTGGAGGTCTTCCCGTTGGAACTCAGGGAAAGGTAGTTGTTCTTTTAAGCGGGGGAATAGATTCTCCTGTTGCAGCTTTTCTTATGCTTAAACGGGGCGCTGAGATAATTGCCGTTCATTTTGACCAAGGAATGAATGCGAGAAAGGTTGTTGAGAAAGTAGTGGAAATTTTGAATGATTACTCCCCAAGCCCTATAGAGTTAATAGTTGAAAACCACTTTGAGATTCTCAAACCTTATGTACTTACTTTAAATAAACTTGGCCGGAGAGAGTGGACTTGTGTAGTTTGTAAAGTTGCTATGCTAAGAAGAGCGGCGGAAATAGCAAGAGAGAGGGGAGCACTTGCAATCGTTACAGGGGATTCCCTTGGTCAAGTTGCCTCGCAAACTTTAACAAATCTTTACTTTGAAACGATGAGTGCGGATTTTCCGATACACAGGCCACTTATTGGTTTGGATAAAGAGGAGATTGTGGAAATAGCTAGAGAGATAGGGACTTATGGAGCATTTCTTGAATATCCCTACTGTGACTGCCCGTTCAGGCCAGAGAGGGTTGTCACTCAAGGTAAACTTGAAGAATTTGAGAGAATCAGAAAAGAGTTGAAAAAGGAAAAAATAATTTGA
- a CDS encoding RNA-guided endonuclease InsQ/TnpB family protein produces MIKCTVRIKLQASKEVEKILFELADTGAKIWNEVNYSRRQLFFNHEKVDFNSTEKAVYEKYKSKIGSATVQQICRKNAEAWRSFFSLIKKRKELPKWLRPKPPNYLKENGKRRPLIVLRNDQYKIEGNKLILKGLGKFKRLEIQFKGRIHLKGKQGRLEIIYNEVKRKWYAHVSISKVDEKFDGKKWVKLPRQPTGGLSAGIDLGVNNLMAVYVENGESFLVNGKPLKSIAFYWQKRIADYQSKINKSGCKKSRKLKRMHEKAKLQARHYINTAVRQTVEKLYYLGVSKIVVGYPKEIARGPNKGKKQNFLLSHVWRFNYVIKRLREVAEEYDIQVLLVGEAFTSKLCPFCGKPHDGARFVRGLYKCPAEGLVMNADLVGAFNILKKVVRMITPSLPGLTAGRGNWPKTRPEGFEEPFPRVVLMRTPQTSPSLARG; encoded by the coding sequence ATGATAAAATGTACCGTAAGGATAAAACTCCAAGCCTCAAAAGAAGTTGAGAAAATCCTCTTCGAGTTAGCCGACACTGGAGCAAAAATCTGGAACGAAGTGAACTACTCAAGGAGACAACTCTTCTTCAATCATGAAAAAGTGGACTTTAATTCGACAGAAAAGGCCGTTTATGAGAAGTACAAGAGTAAGATTGGCTCTGCGACAGTCCAGCAAATTTGCAGGAAGAACGCCGAAGCGTGGAGAAGTTTCTTCTCCTTGATTAAAAAGCGAAAAGAACTTCCCAAATGGTTAAGGCCAAAACCGCCGAACTACTTGAAAGAAAACGGTAAAAGAAGACCGTTAATAGTTTTGAGGAACGACCAGTACAAGATTGAAGGCAACAAACTAATCCTCAAAGGCCTTGGAAAATTCAAAAGACTGGAAATCCAATTCAAGGGCAGAATTCACTTGAAGGGCAAGCAAGGGAGATTGGAAATCATTTACAATGAAGTTAAACGGAAGTGGTACGCTCACGTTTCAATTTCAAAAGTTGATGAGAAATTTGATGGTAAAAAGTGGGTTAAACTCCCAAGACAACCAACGGGAGGCCTTTCTGCTGGAATAGACTTGGGAGTAAATAATTTAATGGCTGTTTACGTTGAAAATGGCGAGAGTTTCCTCGTAAACGGCAAACCATTGAAGAGTATTGCCTTTTACTGGCAGAAGAGGATTGCTGATTATCAATCTAAAATCAACAAGTCGGGCTGTAAAAAGAGTAGAAAACTCAAAAGAATGCATGAGAAGGCAAAACTTCAAGCGAGACACTACATTAACACTGCAGTCAGGCAAACTGTTGAGAAACTCTACTACTTAGGAGTCTCAAAAATCGTTGTCGGTTATCCAAAAGAAATCGCAAGAGGGCCCAACAAGGGTAAAAAGCAAAACTTCCTCCTCTCCCACGTGTGGAGGTTCAATTACGTTATTAAACGCTTGAGGGAAGTTGCTGAGGAGTATGATATTCAAGTCTTGCTTGTTGGTGAGGCTTTTACTTCAAAGCTTTGCCCCTTCTGCGGGAAGCCCCATGACGGGGCTCGCTTTGTTAGGGGATTATACAAGTGTCCCGCGGAGGGGCTTGTAATGAATGCGGATTTAGTTGGAGCGTTTAATATTTTGAAAAAGGTTGTTAGAATGATAACCCCAAGCCTGCCGGGTTTGACGGCGGGTAGGGGTAACTGGCCGAAGACCCGGCCAGAGGGGTTCGAAGAACCCTTCCCAAGGGTTGTTTTGATGAGAACCCCTCAAACCTCCCCCTCACTGGCGAGGGGTTAA